One window from the genome of Streptomyces cadmiisoli encodes:
- a CDS encoding sensor histidine kinase encodes MGRAVARRNRGLSNWRSLRWKIAALVALASCAVATTVGVLVHRSTSERLMGLGRDRAFSALVSALDDYSRTGATPTDADPAQIPPALLQQAVSTGQHRTWYDDRRSEIPWMWAVQPVDGRILAVRVDMGSEMRSLQALDRNIVAASLAVLAVVVPLAVLAAELPHRRLRKVARTARRIADGDLEARTMVDGRGGDEITEISVTLDSMADALRDRLLSEQRFTADVAHELRTPLMGLVVSTDLLPDGEATALVRDRVQVLRELVEDLLEISRLDSGAERADRASVPLGRLVEESVARTGVQARLTVIGDPVADTDPRRLDRIISNLVSNAHRHGRAPVDVTVNGASIVVRDHGPGFPDELLAEGPQRFRTGAAERGQGHGLGLTIATGQARVIGAALAFTNAPEGGAIATLRLRSEIGPQG; translated from the coding sequence ATGGGGCGGGCCGTGGCCCGGCGGAATCGCGGGTTGTCGAACTGGAGGTCGCTGCGCTGGAAGATCGCCGCGCTGGTGGCCTTGGCGTCCTGTGCCGTTGCCACGACCGTCGGTGTACTGGTCCACCGGAGCACTTCGGAGCGGCTCATGGGCCTGGGGAGGGACCGGGCCTTCTCCGCCCTGGTGTCCGCGCTGGACGATTACAGCCGCACGGGCGCAACGCCGACCGATGCGGACCCCGCACAGATTCCGCCCGCGCTGCTCCAGCAGGCGGTCAGCACCGGGCAGCACAGAACCTGGTACGACGACCGCCGGTCCGAGATTCCCTGGATGTGGGCGGTGCAGCCGGTCGACGGCCGCATCCTCGCCGTGCGGGTCGACATGGGGTCCGAGATGCGGAGCTTGCAGGCCCTGGACCGCAACATCGTCGCGGCCTCGCTGGCCGTGCTCGCGGTAGTCGTGCCCCTGGCGGTGCTGGCCGCAGAGCTGCCCCACCGACGACTGCGGAAGGTGGCTCGGACCGCGCGACGTATTGCTGACGGCGACCTGGAAGCCCGCACGATGGTGGATGGCCGCGGCGGCGACGAGATCACCGAGATCTCCGTCACCCTCGACTCGATGGCCGACGCTCTGCGGGACCGGCTGCTGAGTGAGCAGCGCTTCACTGCGGATGTTGCCCATGAGTTGCGCACCCCGCTGATGGGCCTTGTCGTCTCCACCGACCTGCTCCCGGACGGCGAGGCCACCGCACTGGTCAGGGACCGGGTCCAAGTGCTGCGCGAACTGGTGGAGGACCTGCTGGAGATCTCCCGGCTCGACTCGGGCGCGGAGCGGGCCGACCGCGCCTCGGTGCCGTTGGGCCGGCTCGTCGAGGAATCCGTGGCCCGTACGGGGGTCCAGGCCCGCCTGACGGTGATCGGCGATCCGGTCGCCGACACCGATCCGCGCCGCCTCGACCGGATCATCTCCAACCTCGTCTCCAACGCCCATCGCCACGGACGCGCTCCGGTCGATGTCACGGTGAACGGTGCATCGATCGTCGTACGCGACCACGGCCCCGGCTTCCCGGACGAGTTGCTGGCAGAGGGACCGCAGCGGTTCCGCACCGGTGCGGCCGAACGCGGCCAGGGGCACGGTCTGGGCCTGACCATCGCCACCGGCCAGGCACGCGTGATCGGCGCCGCTCTTGCGTTCACCAACGCCCCGGAAGGCGGGGCGATCGCCACACTCCGGCTGCGCAGCGAGATCGGCCCACAGGGCTGA
- the cseB gene encoding two-component system response regulator CseB — MLVSGVGSRPATPVTVLLVEDDAVIRKAVAMALDRYGYRVSTANDGLTGLELFRERGHDLLLLDVMLPGLDGIGLCRRVREWSLAPILMMSARGDALDVVAGLEAGADDYVVKPVDTSVLVARIRSLLRRASFSPGTNHAPEPARGTSTRLVFGDVSVDTRGLEVRRAGELVALAPTELRLLLEFAANPGIVLSRQTLLRGVWDYGWEGDSRVVDLCVQRLRKKIGHDRIETVRGFGYKFRH, encoded by the coding sequence ATGTTGGTTTCTGGTGTCGGTAGCAGGCCGGCCACTCCTGTCACGGTTCTTCTCGTCGAGGACGATGCAGTGATCCGCAAGGCGGTGGCGATGGCACTGGATCGCTACGGCTACCGTGTGAGCACGGCGAATGACGGTCTGACCGGTCTCGAACTGTTCCGGGAGCGGGGACACGATCTGCTGCTGCTCGACGTGATGCTGCCGGGGCTGGACGGGATCGGGCTGTGCCGGAGGGTCCGTGAGTGGAGCCTGGCCCCGATCCTGATGATGTCCGCGCGTGGTGACGCCCTGGACGTGGTCGCGGGCCTGGAGGCAGGGGCTGATGACTACGTCGTCAAACCTGTCGATACCTCCGTGCTGGTCGCCAGGATCCGTTCGCTGCTGCGTCGGGCTTCCTTCTCCCCCGGCACGAATCACGCTCCGGAGCCCGCTCGCGGTACCAGCACCCGTTTGGTGTTCGGTGATGTGTCCGTCGACACCCGAGGGCTGGAGGTGCGTCGCGCCGGTGAGCTGGTGGCGCTGGCTCCCACCGAGTTGCGTCTGCTGCTGGAGTTCGCGGCGAATCCGGGGATCGTGTTGAGCCGGCAGACGTTGCTGCGCGGTGTCTGGGACTACGGCTGGGAGGGTGACAGCCGTGTGGTCGACCTGTGTGTGCAGCGGTTGCGTAAGAAGATCGGCCACGACCGGATCGAGACGGTCCGCGGCTTCGGCTACAAGTTCCGGCACTGA
- a CDS encoding cupin domain-containing protein, protein MITRRSLMRSSSAATVGSLGLIALGSSSAEAHRNSSEAPAVTPVSADGITRTELQRHLSPAPGWELVQTLVQIPRGVESGRHSHPGVEVGYIIQGDILMEFDDRPWQRLRTGDPFFIPHGVIHNARNIGKVQTKMLSTYQIEHGKPLVTPHQ, encoded by the coding sequence GTGATCACTCGCCGTTCGTTGATGCGTAGCAGCAGTGCAGCCACAGTCGGATCGCTCGGTCTGATCGCCCTCGGATCCTCCTCCGCCGAAGCACATCGAAACTCCAGCGAGGCACCCGCCGTCACCCCTGTCTCGGCGGACGGCATCACGCGCACCGAACTGCAGCGACACCTCTCGCCGGCCCCGGGCTGGGAGCTTGTGCAGACGCTCGTTCAGATCCCCAGGGGTGTTGAGTCCGGGCGCCACAGCCACCCTGGGGTGGAGGTCGGCTACATCATCCAAGGCGACATCTTGATGGAGTTCGACGACCGCCCCTGGCAACGGTTGCGTACCGGTGACCCCTTCTTCATCCCGCACGGTGTCATTCACAATGCCCGCAACATCGGGAAGGTCCAGACGAAGATGCTGTCCACCTACCAGATCGAGCATGGAAAGCCTCTGGTGACGCCCCATCAGTGA